A region from the Deltaproteobacteria bacterium genome encodes:
- a CDS encoding DUF3857 domain-containing protein, which translates to MLPLPTRVSGSMHVPARNATRALAASLAFAALLNAKVARAEKAEAPSNPSADRVAPLAHQAWQQANSASALVPLHRLYNLKADLDELEPLEDAFSSVANSRRSLPEIAALARFYQADILRARGLPNRAADAMQRLGLFTHFMLIGGFDNEGKAGFDKAYPPETELDFNKRYPGKEREIGWRRLDVLTPDGYADLSSAVRPVHDSAIYAVTDLDVSRDVRAVLHVGASGATRIWVDGQKVLEDRQYHPASFDQHAVAVNLKKGTHRVMLKLAQADGPMGFWLRLSGTRGEALSAVTPRMPTGPVTPPRGGLQPEQQPALVDALDKKVRQSPNDPKAHEELAEALAFTHTYDSKDRRPAQEAERAAALAPNDADAQLLAAKLEDEDANLRRGYLEAAAAAAPDQAEPQLELARDDLNRGHPERALKRLQSLATRNDSVALQLLWARTQDELGDFASAQQRVQATVRAHPRAVAALRESARQARRLDRHRDVVGSLRVVLALRYDDLEARRQLVQELVSLGELDSAMAEQDKLLALDPSDLYMLAQRGQLLAANGKGAEARAVFKRAEAQCPDDAQLREDEGKALLSLGDKSSAVQAFNASLALRPQNPRLKDALRTLQNQEHGFGEDLALDAKTLTAQLPPMKAEDAEILSQLIAVKVNPNGTSTRFVQQISRANTDRGVDGLRSTYVNYSPDRQEVSVLRARILRPDGSVVDSHSEGDQSLSEPWSGIYYDARVRVVSFPNLQPGDVVELSYRVDDAARDNLLSDYFGDFTQLQSELPTHHFTYVLDAPSTRPIYSNDARIKPASQTKTEQKDGTTRYQWSWNELPKIVPEPSMPGWAEASASLHVSTYKDWASVGRFYWGLVRDQLVASDEVKRTAQELGKGIAPDDDMAKVRAVYDFVVSKTRYVGLEFGIHGYKPYPVDRILSRHFGDCKDKASLMHALLEQLGVPSNLVLLRMKRLGDIDTSPASLAVFNHAILYVPKFDLYLDGTAEYYGSDELPNEDRGAQVLVIKPEGDSQIGHIPGGKPEQNRTESAYDVQLARDGSAHILAQSEVRGLNAPDYRRAYATPATRRATFEEAWSRTFPGLTVEKLDLGDTAQLEQPVKLSFALEVPHFGEVAPAGITFAPFSKVRSYVEGYAPLSSRSFDVVMPFPWENHFSYRYKLPQGAALGALPPAFDKDTPFGAVHLTYKKDGDALVCDGVVKLATARVAVGDYPAFRAFLGEIDQALARKIVLAPTIPAPGAEPTPQAKNP; encoded by the coding sequence CGCTTCTACCAGGCCGACATCCTCCGCGCCCGCGGCCTGCCCAACCGCGCCGCGGACGCGATGCAGCGGCTGGGGCTCTTCACCCACTTCATGCTCATCGGCGGCTTCGACAACGAGGGCAAGGCCGGCTTCGACAAGGCCTACCCGCCAGAGACCGAGCTCGACTTCAACAAGCGCTACCCGGGCAAGGAGCGCGAGATCGGCTGGCGTCGGCTCGACGTGCTCACCCCGGACGGCTACGCGGATCTCTCCAGCGCCGTGCGCCCGGTGCACGACTCGGCGATCTACGCGGTGACCGATCTCGACGTCTCGCGCGACGTGCGCGCCGTGCTGCACGTGGGCGCCTCGGGCGCGACGCGCATCTGGGTCGACGGACAGAAGGTCCTCGAGGACAGGCAGTACCACCCCGCGTCGTTCGATCAGCACGCGGTGGCCGTGAATCTGAAGAAGGGCACCCACCGGGTGATGCTCAAGCTCGCTCAGGCCGATGGGCCGATGGGCTTCTGGCTGCGGCTCTCGGGCACGCGCGGCGAGGCGCTCAGCGCGGTGACGCCGCGGATGCCGACGGGTCCTGTCACGCCGCCGCGCGGTGGACTGCAGCCCGAGCAGCAGCCCGCGCTCGTGGACGCGCTCGACAAGAAGGTCCGCCAGTCGCCCAACGATCCCAAGGCGCACGAAGAGCTCGCCGAGGCGCTCGCGTTCACGCACACCTACGACTCGAAGGATCGCCGGCCCGCGCAAGAGGCCGAGCGCGCCGCTGCGCTCGCTCCCAATGACGCCGACGCGCAGCTGCTCGCCGCCAAGCTCGAAGACGAGGACGCCAACCTGCGTCGCGGCTACCTCGAGGCCGCCGCGGCTGCCGCGCCGGATCAGGCCGAGCCGCAGCTCGAGCTCGCCCGCGACGACTTGAACCGCGGCCACCCCGAGCGCGCGCTCAAGCGGCTGCAGAGCCTGGCCACGCGGAATGACTCGGTGGCGCTGCAGCTCCTCTGGGCGCGGACCCAGGACGAGCTCGGCGACTTCGCCAGCGCGCAGCAGCGCGTGCAGGCCACGGTGCGTGCGCATCCGCGCGCGGTCGCGGCGCTGCGCGAGTCGGCCCGCCAGGCCCGCCGGCTGGATCGCCACCGCGACGTGGTGGGAAGCCTGCGCGTGGTGCTCGCCTTGCGCTACGACGACCTCGAGGCGCGTCGGCAGCTGGTGCAGGAGCTCGTGTCGCTCGGTGAGCTCGACTCGGCGATGGCCGAGCAGGACAAGCTGCTCGCGCTCGATCCCTCCGACCTCTACATGCTCGCCCAGCGCGGCCAGTTGCTCGCCGCGAACGGGAAGGGCGCCGAGGCCCGCGCGGTCTTCAAGCGCGCCGAAGCGCAGTGCCCCGATGACGCCCAGCTCCGCGAGGACGAGGGCAAGGCGCTGCTCTCGCTGGGCGATAAGAGCTCGGCCGTGCAGGCCTTCAACGCCAGCCTCGCGCTGCGCCCGCAGAACCCGCGGCTCAAGGACGCGCTGCGCACGCTGCAAAATCAGGAGCACGGCTTTGGCGAGGATCTCGCGCTCGACGCCAAGACGCTCACCGCGCAGCTCCCGCCCATGAAGGCCGAGGACGCGGAGATCCTCTCGCAGCTCATCGCGGTGAAGGTGAACCCGAACGGCACCTCGACGCGCTTCGTCCAACAAATCTCGCGCGCCAACACCGACCGCGGCGTGGACGGCCTCCGCTCCACGTACGTGAACTACTCGCCCGACCGCCAGGAGGTCAGCGTGCTGCGCGCGCGCATCCTCCGGCCCGACGGCTCGGTGGTCGACTCCCACAGCGAGGGCGACCAGAGCCTCAGCGAGCCCTGGAGCGGCATCTACTACGACGCCCGCGTGCGCGTGGTCAGCTTCCCGAATCTCCAACCCGGCGACGTGGTGGAGCTCTCCTATCGCGTCGACGATGCGGCCCGCGACAACCTGCTCAGCGACTACTTCGGCGACTTCACCCAGCTCCAGAGCGAGCTGCCCACGCACCACTTCACCTACGTGCTCGACGCGCCATCGACGCGGCCCATCTACTCGAACGACGCGCGCATCAAGCCCGCGTCGCAGACCAAGACCGAGCAGAAGGACGGCACCACCCGCTACCAGTGGAGCTGGAACGAGCTGCCCAAGATCGTCCCCGAGCCGTCGATGCCGGGCTGGGCCGAGGCGAGCGCGTCCTTGCACGTGTCCACCTACAAGGATTGGGCGAGCGTGGGCCGCTTCTACTGGGGCCTGGTTCGCGACCAGCTCGTCGCCAGCGATGAGGTGAAGCGCACCGCGCAGGAGCTCGGCAAGGGCATCGCGCCCGATGACGACATGGCCAAGGTGCGCGCCGTCTACGACTTCGTGGTCTCCAAGACGCGCTACGTGGGCCTGGAGTTCGGCATCCACGGGTACAAGCCGTACCCGGTGGACCGCATCCTCAGCAGGCACTTCGGCGACTGCAAGGACAAGGCGAGCTTGATGCACGCGCTGCTCGAGCAGCTCGGCGTGCCGTCAAATCTCGTGTTGTTGCGCATGAAGCGCCTGGGCGACATCGACACCTCGCCGGCGAGCCTGGCGGTGTTCAACCACGCCATCCTCTACGTGCCCAAGTTCGACCTCTACCTGGACGGGACCGCCGAGTACTACGGCTCGGACGAGCTGCCGAACGAGGATCGCGGCGCGCAGGTGCTGGTGATCAAGCCCGAGGGCGACTCGCAGATCGGCCACATCCCCGGCGGCAAGCCGGAGCAGAACCGCACCGAGAGCGCCTACGACGTGCAGCTCGCGCGCGACGGCAGCGCGCACATCCTCGCCCAGAGCGAGGTGCGCGGCCTGAACGCGCCCGACTACCGCCGCGCCTATGCCACGCCGGCCACGCGCCGCGCGACGTTCGAAGAGGCCTGGAGCCGCACCTTCCCCGGGCTCACGGTGGAGAAGCTGGACCTGGGCGACACCGCGCAGCTGGAGCAGCCGGTGAAGCTCTCGTTCGCGCTCGAGGTGCCGCACTTCGGCGAGGTGGCGCCCGCGGGCATCACCTTCGCGCCCTTCTCCAAGGTGCGCAGCTACGTGGAGGGCTACGCGCCGCTCTCGAGCCGCAGCTTCGACGTGGTGATGCCGTTCCCCTGGGAGAACCACTTCTCCTACCGCTACAAGCTGCCCCAGGGCGCCGCGCTGGGCGCGCTCCCGCCTGCGTTCGACAAGGACACGCCCTTCGGCGCGGTGCACCTCACCTACAAGAAGGACGGCGACGCGCTGGTTTGCGACGGCGTGGTGAAGCTGGCCACCGCGCGCGTGGCCGTGGGCGACTACCCCGCGTTCCGCGCGTTCCTCGGCGAGATCGACCAGGCGCTGGCGCGCAAGATCGTGCTCGCTCCCACCATCCCCGCGCCCGGCGCGGAGCCGACGCCCCAGGCCAAGAACCCGTGA